tatatatatatatataaatatatataaatataatcttttgatatatatcttgattaaaataatataatgtaataatgtagaaaataattgcatttcaaacacatttaagaatatatttaaatttttttcgtcaaatcaaatgttaaaatgtaaaaataataacaccttttgtaaatgtgtatgtaatttttaccactttaaaaaacttttttttgtttttgttttgttttctgattattttaaaatgtcatgcacacctcatggagaggacacaaaaaaaagaagaaggaaaaaaaaagaaaatagtaTGTGTAGCaaattttcaaataaattgttatctcatgggttccctccgggtactccggcttcttcccacctccaaagacatgcacctggggataggttgattggcaacactaaattatccctagtgtgtgaatgtgagtgtgaatgttgtctgtctatctgtgttggccctgctatgaggtggcgacttgtccagggtgtaccccgccttccgcccgattgtagctgagataggcgccagcgccccccgcgaccccaaaagggaataagcggtagaaaatggatgttattatcttgtcagattcacacacaccgagatctgccgctgaggaagctgttactgactgactcatgattcgccgacctgcacacagaactgctgcaaGTGATTtggtgaacgaatcttttgaacgaatcaatttaaagaactgattctagtgattctgtacagtcaaaagaactgcccatcattcatcattgatgtataaactatcagactgcgtggtgggtagtagtgggttttagagttgtgtcgttcgcgaacgattcgttcgaacgaacgaatcttttgagtgaacgtactgaaccgaatcacttcatgaactaaTGGTGCAGTCACTTGACTTCTTTTTGGCGGAGGCTCAAAGTTGGAGTTGACAGAAGGTAATCCCTGCCATGTGAGGCCTCGGCCCCACTTTGGAGGCGGGCTGTGATTCATTCCGACCTGTGGCTGGCTGCTATAAAAAGAGGGCGAAGTTGCAAGTCACCCAACTTCCAGGCGGCGGGCACGTGATGAAGGCCATCAAGAACGCGCTGGTGTGTCTGGTGCTGCTGCCCCGCTTCCTGCTGGCGGCGGTCATGTTCTGGCTCCTCGACTTCCTCTGCATCAGGAAGAGGTTCTTCCTCCGGATGAAGGCGCGGGAGGAGGAGAGCGACGCGGCGGATCCTCCTCTGTGCGTATCGGACTCCAACCGCTTCTTCACCCTGGAGTCCCTGAAGGCGGTGTGGCACGGCCACAAGCTGGACCTCCTTAAGGCGGCGCGCCTGGGCCGCGGCGCGCCCAACACGGAGGTGGTCCGCGTGGAGGACCAGCGGCGCGGGCGCATCCTGGACTTCGCCCGGGAGAGGCGACCGCTCATCCTCAACTTCGGCAGCTGCACCTGACCGCCCTTCATGGCGCGCCTGAAGGCGTTCCAGGGGCTGGTGCGGGAGAACGCGGACATCGCCGACTCGGTGCTGGTCTACATTGAGGAGGCGCACCCGTCCGACGGATGGGTGAGCACGGACGCGCCGTATCAGATCCCCAAGCACCGCTGCCTGGAGGACCGGCTCGGCGCGGCGCGGCTCATGCGCCTGGAGGCGCCCGGTTGTCTGGTGGTGGTCGACGGCATGGAGAACCCCTGCAACGCCGCCTACGGGGCTTACTTCGACAGACTTTACATCCTGCAGGAGGGCGAGGTAGTTTACCAGGGCGGCAGGGGACCCGAGGGGTACCGGATCTCGGAGCTCAGAGACTGGTTGGACCGGTACCGAGAGAGACAAGCCGGTAGTCTAGTTATTCACGTATAGGGCTGCTATTAGAAGACAAATACACAAAATGCTGCATATTTTTCTTATAACTCCACTTTAGATCAATCTTGAATTTTTTttggggtggagggggggggggggattatacctcgcaaagaaaaaaaaaggttagtttgtgtttattgttttttttttctttttaatcatGTCGTGATGTTGGACAAGCGGAAATCACTTGTCGCTCCTCAGTATTGTTGTGAAGTTCGGTTCTGAAACGGTCCAAGTCCGGAGAACCGGTACTGATGTGCTCGAGATGCCGAGGAGCACCGAGTGCTGCTCGCTTGTTCTTATCACTGCACTTcactgtacatatataatgtGTAAATGTTTTTCTTATTCATACAATAAAATGTCATCATCTACCTCTACAACGTGGCttgtttgtttttagtttttttaattttcactttttatttccatttttttttttttttttttttttgcgccatATGACCTCCTAAAACAGGGGTcaagaacctttttggctgagagagacatgaaagccaaatactttaaaatgtaattccgtgagagccgtacaatatttcataacactgaatacaactaaatgtgtgcctGTTTTTAAGTAcgatcaacatttttagagtataataaatctcttattcttattaataacattgttattctgaagttaaccaataataaatcaaatacgtCTAATAAACAGATGCTGAAGAaaacggattgatggattaagatgcatgagaatgttttatattctgaatgTTATCTTTAAcaatgattaccagcggaattattcattacttatcgtgttaagcaatgtcagatagtgaagtgaagtgaagtgaattatatttatatagcgcttttctctagtgactcaaagcgctttacatagtgaaacccaatatctaagttacatttaaaccagtgtgggtggcactgggagcaggtgggtaaagtgtcttgcccaaggacacaacggcagtgactaggatggcggaagtgggaatcgaacctgcaaccctcaagttgttggcacggctgctcta
The sequence above is drawn from the Nerophis ophidion isolate RoL-2023_Sa linkage group LG03, RoL_Noph_v1.0, whole genome shotgun sequence genome and encodes:
- the dio3a gene encoding iodothyronine deiodinase 3a codes for the protein MAIDNDPTGRRTRWVLDLDPFDWTMVHKDGSRHKNANALYRRPATPDPVEMDTTTAGLHTLASVGASDGCLSADGDQAGMASQCSLCGAEGEFQSLQQNTDICLGPTLEAGCDSFRPVAGCYKKRAKLQVTQLPGGGHVMKAIKNALVCLVLLPRFLLAAVMFWLLDFLCIRKRFFLRMKAREEESDAADPPLCVSDSNRFFTLESLKAVWHGHKLDLLKAARLGRGAPNTEVVRVEDQRRGRILDFARERRPLILNFGSCTUPPFMARLKAFQGLVRENADIADSVLVYIEEAHPSDGWVSTDAPYQIPKHRCLEDRLGAARLMRLEAPGCLVVVDGMENPCNAAYGAYFDRLYILQEGEVVYQGGRGPEGYRISELRDWLDRYRERQAGSLVIHV